In the genome of Populus nigra chromosome 9, ddPopNigr1.1, whole genome shotgun sequence, one region contains:
- the LOC133703858 gene encoding pentatricopeptide repeat-containing protein At4g18975, chloroplastic isoform X2, which produces MGYLRQYKIMMNEVALSSGFLFPSVKISFFQRTARLTSLEPKVTSALCVKCSQKQLKLNSRADENRKVVKKSGKKEHHLWQKRDSAGSGQKALNLVRIVSELPNEKEAVYGALDKWTAWETEFPLIAAAKALKILQQRRQWTRVIQVAKWMLSKGQGATLGTYDTLLLAFDKDDRVDEAKSLWNMIIHVHTRSMSKRLFSRMISLYDHHNMQDEIIEVFADMEELGVRPDEDTVWRVARAFKKLGQEEKRELVLERYQCKWKYIHFNGERVRVKRDRWNEE; this is translated from the exons ATTATGATGAATGAAGTAGCTCTCTCCTCTGGATTTTTATTTCCTAGTGTCAAAATTTCATTCTTCCAAAGGACAGCAAGGCTTACTAGCCTCGAACCAAag GTAACAAGTGCTCTTTGTGTCAAATGCTCtcaaaaacaactaaaactgAATTCCAGAGCTGATGAGAATAG GAAGGTTGTAAAGAAATCAGGAAAGAAGGAGCACCACTTATGGCAGAAAAGAGATTCAGCTGGATCTGGGCAAAAGGCACTGAATCTTGTTAGAATT GTTTCTGAACTTCCTAACGAGAAAGAGGCTGTTTATGGAGCATTAGATAAATGGACAGCCTGGGAGACAGAGTTTCCATTGATTGCAGCAGCGAAAGCTTTAAAAATATTGCAGCAGAGGAGGCAATGGACACGTGTAATTCAA GTGGCAAAGTGGATGTTGAGCAAAGGTCAAGGAGCAACGCTGGGAACATATGACACCCTTCTACTGGCATTCGATAAGGATGACAGGGTAGATGAGGCTAAATCATTATGGAACATGATTATACATGTACATACTCGCTCTATGTCGAAGCGCTTATTTTCAAGGATGATTTCTCTGTATGATCATCATAACATGCAAGATGAGATAATAGAG GTGTTCGCTGACATGGAGGAGTTGGGTGTAAGACCAGATGAAGATACTGTTTGGAGGGTGGCACGTGCCTTCAAGAAATTAGGTCAGGAAGAGAAGCGGGAGTTGGTTCTTGAAAGGTACCAGTGTAAATGGAAGTATATCCACTTCAATGGTGAAAGAGTTAGAGTGAAAAGAGATAGATGGAATGAAGAATGA
- the LOC133703858 gene encoding pentatricopeptide repeat-containing protein At4g18975, chloroplastic isoform X3, producing the protein MLASASDKIMMNEVALSSGFLFPSVKISFFQRTARLTSLEPKVTSALCVKCSQKQLKLNSRADENRKVVKKSGKKEHHLWQKRDSAGSGQKALNLVRIVSELPNEKEAVYGALDKWTAWETEFPLIAAAKALKILQQRRQWTRVIQVAKWMLSKGQGATLGTYDTLLLAFDKDDRVDEAKSLWNMIIHVHTRSMSKRLFSRMISLYDHHNMQDEIIEVFADMEELGVRPDEDTVWRVARAFKKLGQEEKRELVLERYQCKWKYIHFNGERVRVKRDRWNEE; encoded by the exons ATGCTTGCTTCTGCAAGTGACAAG ATTATGATGAATGAAGTAGCTCTCTCCTCTGGATTTTTATTTCCTAGTGTCAAAATTTCATTCTTCCAAAGGACAGCAAGGCTTACTAGCCTCGAACCAAag GTAACAAGTGCTCTTTGTGTCAAATGCTCtcaaaaacaactaaaactgAATTCCAGAGCTGATGAGAATAG GAAGGTTGTAAAGAAATCAGGAAAGAAGGAGCACCACTTATGGCAGAAAAGAGATTCAGCTGGATCTGGGCAAAAGGCACTGAATCTTGTTAGAATT GTTTCTGAACTTCCTAACGAGAAAGAGGCTGTTTATGGAGCATTAGATAAATGGACAGCCTGGGAGACAGAGTTTCCATTGATTGCAGCAGCGAAAGCTTTAAAAATATTGCAGCAGAGGAGGCAATGGACACGTGTAATTCAA GTGGCAAAGTGGATGTTGAGCAAAGGTCAAGGAGCAACGCTGGGAACATATGACACCCTTCTACTGGCATTCGATAAGGATGACAGGGTAGATGAGGCTAAATCATTATGGAACATGATTATACATGTACATACTCGCTCTATGTCGAAGCGCTTATTTTCAAGGATGATTTCTCTGTATGATCATCATAACATGCAAGATGAGATAATAGAG GTGTTCGCTGACATGGAGGAGTTGGGTGTAAGACCAGATGAAGATACTGTTTGGAGGGTGGCACGTGCCTTCAAGAAATTAGGTCAGGAAGAGAAGCGGGAGTTGGTTCTTGAAAGGTACCAGTGTAAATGGAAGTATATCCACTTCAATGGTGAAAGAGTTAGAGTGAAAAGAGATAGATGGAATGAAGAATGA
- the LOC133703858 gene encoding pentatricopeptide repeat-containing protein At4g18975, chloroplastic isoform X4: MMNEVALSSGFLFPSVKISFFQRTARLTSLEPKVTSALCVKCSQKQLKLNSRADENRKVVKKSGKKEHHLWQKRDSAGSGQKALNLVRIVSELPNEKEAVYGALDKWTAWETEFPLIAAAKALKILQQRRQWTRVIQVAKWMLSKGQGATLGTYDTLLLAFDKDDRVDEAKSLWNMIIHVHTRSMSKRLFSRMISLYDHHNMQDEIIEVFADMEELGVRPDEDTVWRVARAFKKLGQEEKRELVLERYQCKWKYIHFNGERVRVKRDRWNEE, translated from the exons ATGATGAATGAAGTAGCTCTCTCCTCTGGATTTTTATTTCCTAGTGTCAAAATTTCATTCTTCCAAAGGACAGCAAGGCTTACTAGCCTCGAACCAAag GTAACAAGTGCTCTTTGTGTCAAATGCTCtcaaaaacaactaaaactgAATTCCAGAGCTGATGAGAATAG GAAGGTTGTAAAGAAATCAGGAAAGAAGGAGCACCACTTATGGCAGAAAAGAGATTCAGCTGGATCTGGGCAAAAGGCACTGAATCTTGTTAGAATT GTTTCTGAACTTCCTAACGAGAAAGAGGCTGTTTATGGAGCATTAGATAAATGGACAGCCTGGGAGACAGAGTTTCCATTGATTGCAGCAGCGAAAGCTTTAAAAATATTGCAGCAGAGGAGGCAATGGACACGTGTAATTCAA GTGGCAAAGTGGATGTTGAGCAAAGGTCAAGGAGCAACGCTGGGAACATATGACACCCTTCTACTGGCATTCGATAAGGATGACAGGGTAGATGAGGCTAAATCATTATGGAACATGATTATACATGTACATACTCGCTCTATGTCGAAGCGCTTATTTTCAAGGATGATTTCTCTGTATGATCATCATAACATGCAAGATGAGATAATAGAG GTGTTCGCTGACATGGAGGAGTTGGGTGTAAGACCAGATGAAGATACTGTTTGGAGGGTGGCACGTGCCTTCAAGAAATTAGGTCAGGAAGAGAAGCGGGAGTTGGTTCTTGAAAGGTACCAGTGTAAATGGAAGTATATCCACTTCAATGGTGAAAGAGTTAGAGTGAAAAGAGATAGATGGAATGAAGAATGA
- the LOC133703858 gene encoding pentatricopeptide repeat-containing protein At4g18975, chloroplastic isoform X1: MGYLRQYKARQHSLRFKSIFFFPNFFTVLMLASASDKIMMNEVALSSGFLFPSVKISFFQRTARLTSLEPKVTSALCVKCSQKQLKLNSRADENRKVVKKSGKKEHHLWQKRDSAGSGQKALNLVRIVSELPNEKEAVYGALDKWTAWETEFPLIAAAKALKILQQRRQWTRVIQVAKWMLSKGQGATLGTYDTLLLAFDKDDRVDEAKSLWNMIIHVHTRSMSKRLFSRMISLYDHHNMQDEIIEVFADMEELGVRPDEDTVWRVARAFKKLGQEEKRELVLERYQCKWKYIHFNGERVRVKRDRWNEE; the protein is encoded by the exons GCAAGGCAACACTCACTCAGATTCaaaagcatcttcttcttccccaatTTCTTCACAGTACTAATGCTTGCTTCTGCAAGTGACAAG ATTATGATGAATGAAGTAGCTCTCTCCTCTGGATTTTTATTTCCTAGTGTCAAAATTTCATTCTTCCAAAGGACAGCAAGGCTTACTAGCCTCGAACCAAag GTAACAAGTGCTCTTTGTGTCAAATGCTCtcaaaaacaactaaaactgAATTCCAGAGCTGATGAGAATAG GAAGGTTGTAAAGAAATCAGGAAAGAAGGAGCACCACTTATGGCAGAAAAGAGATTCAGCTGGATCTGGGCAAAAGGCACTGAATCTTGTTAGAATT GTTTCTGAACTTCCTAACGAGAAAGAGGCTGTTTATGGAGCATTAGATAAATGGACAGCCTGGGAGACAGAGTTTCCATTGATTGCAGCAGCGAAAGCTTTAAAAATATTGCAGCAGAGGAGGCAATGGACACGTGTAATTCAA GTGGCAAAGTGGATGTTGAGCAAAGGTCAAGGAGCAACGCTGGGAACATATGACACCCTTCTACTGGCATTCGATAAGGATGACAGGGTAGATGAGGCTAAATCATTATGGAACATGATTATACATGTACATACTCGCTCTATGTCGAAGCGCTTATTTTCAAGGATGATTTCTCTGTATGATCATCATAACATGCAAGATGAGATAATAGAG GTGTTCGCTGACATGGAGGAGTTGGGTGTAAGACCAGATGAAGATACTGTTTGGAGGGTGGCACGTGCCTTCAAGAAATTAGGTCAGGAAGAGAAGCGGGAGTTGGTTCTTGAAAGGTACCAGTGTAAATGGAAGTATATCCACTTCAATGGTGAAAGAGTTAGAGTGAAAAGAGATAGATGGAATGAAGAATGA